Sequence from the Miscanthus floridulus cultivar M001 chromosome 16, ASM1932011v1, whole genome shotgun sequence genome:
AACGCTCGCTAGGGCCATATCTGGGCCACGCTGTGGACTAAACCGGCGCGCTCGCCATGGTTGCCGTCTGCCTGGACCTCCGATCCCTCTACTCACGAGGTCAATCTAGGGAGCTTGCCACAAGATCTATGAAAATCACGAGACGGTTTCTGAGCTGAGCTTACATATGTAGATGCATAAAAGAAAGTTGATATGATCCAAGCGCATATTTAAGCAAGTTGGTAGGATCCAAGCGCATATTTAAGTCGCTTCCTATATACGTGAATAATCCGAGATTATTGGAATTTTGTCATTATCAAACTTGAGCTTCGCTCGTTTGCAATCCCGCAAAAGAGATTTATTGGAATGTCTTTATCAAACTGGACTCAGAATCCATTCTCCACTTTTCTATTCAATTTTATCATTTTTTATTTCAACTAATCTTTTATTCCCATTTTACCCCTGCTTTCAAAAACGTTATCTCTGCGCTCTACCTCTCGCACACACACACATCTCTCGCCGCCGGCCGCGCATGGCTCCCCGAGACCGCTCCAGCCCCGACGCTGGAGCCTCACCGCTGGCCGCTGCCCGCAGAACCTCACCGGAGCCCGTTGCCCTCTACCAGAGCTCACGCGGACCTCGCCGCCGGCCAGGGGCGAAGCTACGTGAAGGCATCGGGGTCGGCCGACACCGACGACTTTTGCCATAGCCTGTTATAGCCAGCGATTTTTCACCACGTTGGACCCCAGTAGAAAATATGTTGGACTCCAACGAGTTGGTAGCCCAGCAGTTCGGCCCATCTTCTGCTTCCTAGACCTGGAACGTGATTACATTACGTGAATGTAAATTGCAACCAGATAAGCAGCCCAGACCATCTTCTGCTTCCTAGACCTGGAACGTGATTACATTACGTGAATGTAAATTGCAACCAGATAAGCAGCCCAGAAGGCCAAATGTTTGCCTCCAGCCTCCGCTACAGCCTAGAGCCCTGGACTGAGTAGTCGTCGTTTCATCTTCCGATCTCCATTGTTCTAGCATTTGGCAAGCGGCGCGGGTGCCCAGCACCCAGCGGCCGCTCGTTCGTTCTCTGTCTCGCGTCTCAAAGACTCTTGGCGCAAATCACAGTGACGACTTGCTGGTGGCCAGCGGCGATAAACTCTCTGCCCATCTTCTGTCTGCCTGTCTAGGTACCCCAAATACCCTATTCTGCAATTGCTAATTAAAACAATCTAGTCCGACATATGAGGTCTTAAGGCTTTCCAACAAAGAGCTCGCTCTTTAATTCCAGCGAAATATCAGGTACCTATCTACTGTAGTATAGCTTGCATAGTTGCATTTCAATAATCACTAGTGACTTTTAATAGTAGGCTACTTGCACATTAGTAATTTAGTATCTATCTGCTTTAATTTTTATTATGTGACTAATTTCATAGGTAATCAAAGCACGTTGGAAAGATTCTTTAAAAGAAAATTACCCGCAACAGGTGATAATGAGAATAATGATGAAGATACTTCAACATGAATAGTTCACTAAATATGATTGCCTAGAGTATAGTGAAAACATGGATAGGTGTTTTTGTTTATATTGTTACTTATTTAGAGATTACAATAAGGGACAAGGTGGGAATGATGCATTTCTAGTAGATGGCTGGAATATCTGATAGGCTTAGAGACCATGTAGGCAACATGGGTAATAGTTTTCATAACGGCTACGAAAAGATACGACAAATTGTTGAAGCCCGGACAATCAATTAGTGTATTATATTGTTGCAACCTATAAGCTACTTATATGAGTAGTTGAGTACCGACTCTGACCCTGGTGACCATTTATTCTGGCTTCGCCCCTACCGCTGGCTGCGACTTCCATCCGCTCCCGACGATTCCAGATGCTGCGAGCATCCCGCCCCACCCGTGGCCACGTGGGCTGTCCCAACGTTGGCAGCACGGGCGCCGCTGTGAGCGCCCCTCCACAGCGCACGGGCGTGTGGGCCATACCCAACACTGGCAGCGCGAGCGCCCCTCCCCACCCAAGGACGCACGTGACGTCCTCGACACTGGCAGCGTGGGCGCCACCGCTAGCGCCCCGCCATAATCCCACGACCACACGGGCCATCCCGCACGCATGACCGCACCCTGCCCACGGCGTCAGCGTTGAGGTCAGGCGGGCAATGGTGGGGTCATGCCGAACCTCTAGTGCGGGGTGAGGCTGGCAAGCATGGTGGGGTCGCGACAGTAGACGGCGAGCGATGACACGGTGGGGAAGCAGTAGGCGAGGCGCACCGCGATTAAGGCGTTCTGCTCCACGACCTGCTCCTCCGTCACGGACAGCGCGACGGCGTCGGCGGACAGCAGTGAGTGCGCAGCGCGCGTGGCCCGCTCCACCGCGAGGAGCCGGTGTCGGAGGCGACGACACGGCACGGTGGGTGTTGGGGTGTGTGACATGATGAAGGTATAAGGTTGAGTTTAGGGGTAGGGGTAAAACGAGAATGAAAGATTGGTTGGAATAAAAATAATGATTAAATTGGAGAGAAATCAGCGTAATGGCATTTCAGCGGGTGCACCCAGTTTGATAATGGCAATCCGACGAATCTCTTTTGCATAATGGCAAAAGTATGAAGCCCAAGTTTGACGATGGGAAAATTCCAATTTTTACTATAGAGGGGTAATCGAATTTGGATAGGAAGAGTGATGAAACAAGCTCAAGATAAAGATAACTCAAGAGATAACTAGTAAGGTATAGCTAGATGAAAGGACAACAAGAGAGTAAAGGTTCCTATGATTGTAACTCTTTAATcacacaattgtagcaaacatgtTGAGTCCACACAACGGCCGGTATATGAGGCGATAGGTGAAACAACAAGAGGAGAAAACTCTTCCCCGAGGCGTCTATCTATTTATGGGGGCCTTAGCTTTTAAGAACTTACCCACATGGTAAAATATACAAAGACTAGATAAGGTTGTCACCACCTACTAGCTACCACAAACAATCCTTGGACAATCGTCAACCACAGGCAAGATCACCGGGTTTAGAGACATACGATTAACATTTATCCTATGATGGCAAATATATGTTACTTTTATAGTTTTTATACTAACATGAAATTAAACCCCTGCTGATGAGGCATGTGTCAGAACAAGAAAAGAGTGATGTCAGGTATATTCCCCTGATACCATATCTAAAGTGCTGTTGCCGTGGCTTgtgtggtgaactggtgatgatagatACTTGGGCTGATTCCTTTCGGTCGGGGCACGCCCATAAGATGACTGCAGAGGATTAGCCCTATTTAAGCTAAGCAATTGATAAGCATGTACATTCACGTATACCACACCAGGAGCCTCTCCTGGATGAAATGGTACCGTACCATGGACAATTGCACATTGCCGCCACTTTTGTAGAGAATGCGTTAGCATGCTATGCCATTTCACCCAGCCTAGACGGCATGTAGGCATGTACTCTACTCATGTGTATGCATGCAAAATGTGTGATGTATTGATATGGATCATAAAAGAGCTTTACTAAATTAATTCCTTTGAAAGTAAGGAACTGAAAAGGAAATATCCCTTGTATGCATGCATAAATCAAGGGGTCGCCGCCGCCTGTCCCTTGGCTGGCTCAGTAACAGGCTAACTGACCATGGTTTCCAGGGTTGGCGCACTCAGACGCACACTTATCAGTTGAACGTTGATACATGCACGGTTTCTGTGTGACAATGGGCACATGCAGTACACATCATGTCGTCTAACAAATAGATACATCAGGGTgtctacatacatacatacatacacagcCACATGTAGCACACCGAATCGGCACAACGCTGCATGCGCGCACGCGTTTCTCCATGCACCAAAAATTGATCGAGTAGTGAAGAACACGACGCTATCAGCACTAGATCACGATGACCCGTCACTGGCCTGGTAGTCCCTGATGGATTCCTATGGCTACAGCAGCCCCCGCACCGCATGCGAGGCCAAGTGGACCCTGCGCTGGCCCCGCCTGTCCGTAGCCTGCATCACGAAGGGCTTGCAGCATATAGCCACAGCATCTCTAGGCCACTGACGCACACACAGCTCTACGCGTTCGATCGCCAACCGCGTTGCCCTCTTCTACATCTTCATGCAGACGAGGCGACAACTGGAGCAGGCCTGCATGCCTGAGCGGCGTGCGGACGCATACGTCCACAGGAATCACAGGCCAGGGTAGGCAAACTGGAGGGAGGTCACGGCAGGCTGCATGCTGCACACAAGTAGAGACATTCCAAAACCCGGGCACCTGTCGCCAGCAACAGCCGAGGCCCCGGCGAGAAAGCGAGCCCGGGTGCGCAAGGACAAGCATGGCACAGTTGGAAAGAACAAGAGTCCAATGCCCAGTAGAAACAGACACCACCGGAAAAGACGGGAGCCAGGCAGAGGGTAGGAGGCTTCAACGGAAAGTGGCTTTTGTGAACACGCCTCCTGCCTATTTAAGCTGCCCTGCAGTGCCCGGCTCATTGCACCAGAACAACTCATCCTGCATTCATCTTGGTGAGCGAGCGAGAGACCTAGACTTACCGGCAGGTCAAGAAGAGTTTGTGCATGTATGTATGCTTCGTTGTTTTTTCAGTACTATATGCGAATTATTCCTTGTTGCTTGATACGGTTGTTGGCGCTTCCTGGTTCTAATCTCAGTTAAGGAGCAAGAGAACCATGGCGGACCAGCAGCAGCTGCAACCGGAAGAGATGAACATTGTCCATACCGGTGGCCTTGACCTGCCTCCAGGGTTCCGCTTCCATCCGAGTGACTTTGAGATTGTCAATGACTACCTCACGAAAAAGGTGCTCAACAGGGACTTCATCTGCGCCATCGGGGAGGTCGACCTAAATAAGACTGAGCCATGGGATCTCCCAAGTATGTAACAAGTAGTCTCGATCTGTACTGCAGATACATATATGCCTTGCTCTTGTTTCATTCGTGCAGTGGATGCATGCTGCTATGCTAGTGATTGAGATGTGCTCTAATATATGGTGCTTAATTCGGTCGCATGCTGCAGGAGAGGCAAAAATGAATGAGAAAGAGTGGTACTTCTTCTCACAGAAGGACCGCAAGTACCCGACAGGGCTAAGGGCGAACAGGGCCACGAAAGCTGGTTATTGGAAGGCGACCGGCAAGGACAAGGAGGTATACAAGCCCAACAAAGGGGAAGAGGTGGCGCTGCTTGTCGGCATGAAGAAAACGCTTGTCTTCTACGAAGGTAGGGCTCCCAGGGGCAACAAAACAAACTGGGTGATGCACGAGTATAGGCTCGAAGGCAACGGCAGGCTCCCTGGCCCCACATCTGCATCCAGCTCAGCCACCAATGCCGACATGGCTATGAAAGCTTTAGCTTCTGCTTCCAAGGTGCGTGGTAGTGGTAACAACACTGGCATGATGTATGTCAATATGCTACTTGCTTTATTTGCTTACCCAAATCTGATTTCACTTCTGGTTTACAAATGAAATTCGCATAGGATGAGTGGGTGGTCTGTCGTGTGTTCCACAAGACCATTGGGATTAGGAAGACGACTATACCAGCGTACCAAGTGGCAATGCCCGGTGCTGAGATTGATCAGAATCAGAACAACATCCCGGCCATGCCCATCCCCATGTCGCTGCAGCTACCACAACCCGTGCGCAtgccaatgcaatatcccatccTGCCAGACTTTGCCATGGACCCGGTGCCCCCCTACTACCCCAACCCCAACGCTAGCATGGGGATGCCACTGGTGATGCCGCCTATGGTAGGTATCGGTGGTGCTGGTGGGCTCCATATCAACGGTGCCCTATTCGGCAATCCGATGGCCATGCCGCCGCCGATGAACTTCTACCACCAGATGGGCATGGGGG
This genomic interval carries:
- the LOC136514458 gene encoding NAC domain-containing protein 20-like, translating into MADQQQLQPEEMNIVHTGGLDLPPGFRFHPSDFEIVNDYLTKKVLNRDFICAIGEVDLNKTEPWDLPREAKMNEKEWYFFSQKDRKYPTGLRANRATKAGYWKATGKDKEVYKPNKGEEVALLVGMKKTLVFYEGRAPRGNKTNWVMHEYRLEGNGRLPGPTSASSSATNADMAMKALASASKDEWVVCRVFHKTIGIRKTTIPAYQVAMPGAEIDQNQNNIPAMPIPMSLQLPQPVRMPMQYPILPDFAMDPVPPYYPNPNASMGMPLVMPPMVGIGGAGGLHINGALFGNPMAMPPPMNFYHQMGMGAADGQMGMGAPLGQMGTGAIGQMDMGAASAGGFDVATPESRPSSMLLQTDEQANAVEITSMISVTGLGSMATTVEMDGIWKYKY